A stretch of DNA from Anaerolineales bacterium:
CGCACAACACTGACGGAAGCACAGGTCCCGGCCTTCCTCGGGTGATCTCCCCGGCGGCAGTTGTGCTGGGGATCGTGCTGGCGGGCGTGATCACGCGCAGCATCAGCCGGCCGCTCTCCTACCTGGTGCGGACCGCCGACAAGCTGAGCACCGACGACCTCGAGACGC
This window harbors:
- a CDS encoding HAMP domain-containing protein, coding for MISPAAVVLGIVLAGVITRSISRPLSYLVRTADKLSTDDLETPVEVHSKDEVGELAGSLERIRVSLKAVMDRVRARGA